The DNA region GTCCCCCCAGCCCGCCACGTGACTCCCCGTCAAGCCAAGCCCCTCATCTGGATACTCTGCCTCGCGCCGCTCGCGTGGCTGGTGTATCGCGCCGTGTTCGGGGGGCTCAGCCCCAACCCGATCGACGACATCACCGACGAGACGGGGGAGTGGGCGCTGCGTCTGCTCCTGGTCAGCCTGGCGGTGACGCCCGTTCGTCGCCTCACCGGGTGGAACGGCGTCATCCAGTGGCGCCGCCTGCTGGGGCTGTTCGCGTTCTTCTACGTGTGCCTGCACCTGGCCACGTACGTGGTGCTCGACCAGTTCTTCGATCCCGCGGCCATCTTCGCCGACGTCGCCAAGCGGCGGTACATCACGGTGGGGGTCGCCGGCTTCCTCACGCTGCTGCCACTGGCGATCACCTCCACCACAGGATGGATCCGGCGGCTCGGGCGGCGATGGCAGGCGTTGCACCGCCTGGCCTACCTCGCGGCGGTCTGCGGCGTCGTGCACCTGTTGTGGATCGTCAAGGGGAAGGACCTGAGCGAGCCGATGGCCTACGGCGCGGTGCTCGCCGTGCTCATGGCCGTCCGCGTCGTGTACTGGGTGCGATAAGCGCTGCCGGCGCCGATTCCCGACTCCCGATTCCCGACTCCCGATTCCCGATTCCCGATTCCCGATCCCTACGAACACCCGGCCGCGCCGCAGCGACGGAAGATGTCGATCACCTTGTTGTAGGCAATCGCCGCCATCTCGTCGTAGCCGGCCTGGTTCGGGTGCAGCCCGTCGGGGCCCATGTCGATCCCGGGATAGCGCTCGCGCAATACCTGCTGTTCCGCGGCCAGCGCCTCCAGCCGGTTGTTGTAGTCGGTGACCTGCGACGGCGTCGTGGACGGGTTGCCGAAGATGTCGTTGCCGTAGGACTGGAACAGCTCCAGCACCACCTGCGCGCCCTTCGCCTTGGCGTCGATCACCATGTTCCTCATGTAGGAGACGACCAGTGACGTCGGCGTGTTGGCGTTGAGGTCGTTGACGCCCTCGAGGAACAACGCCACGTCGAAGGGCGCGAAGTAGTCGCGCGGGTCGGGATTGGTCGGGTAGAAGCAGTTCTGCTGGCCGGCCGTGCACCGGGCTGCGCGCACGGCGCCGCCCGGGCTGCTGTTGCCGCCGCTGGTGGTGACGTACTCGCCCGGCCACCCGGCATTGGTCACCAGCGCATACGGGCCGAACTGCGGGTTGGCGGCCAGCAGGTTCTTCAGCTCGCGCGGATAGGGCCGGGCGACCTGTCCCGAGATCTTCTGCGTCGTGCCAGGCACGTAGTTGGTGTACTGCCCCCACGTGAGGCTGTCGCCGAAGGCGAGGATCGTCAGGTAGCGCGTGAACGATGGCGCCCTCACGAAGCGGCCCTGACTGGCCAGCGTCACCGCCGTCGGGCCCGCCGTGCCGTAGCCGGTCGTCGCGGTGCGCACGGGCACGGTGAACGAGATCTCGGTGCCGGCCGGATTCACGGTCGCCGCCACCGCCTGTCCGCCGAAGGAGACCTGCGGCGCGGGGCCGAAGTTCTGCCCCGTGATGGTGACGAGGGTGCCGCCGGTCAGTCGCCCTGACGTCGGCGTCATCCCGGTCACCTGCACGTCGGCCGGGGCGGCCGCCGGCTCGCTGATGGGGCCGGTCCACGGCGTCCCGGCGTTGGCGTGGCCGCCGACGAAGCCGCTCCAGTACATCGCGCGCTCGGCGACGAACGGCTGCGGCGCCGCGCCGACGCTCTCCAGGAAGACGGCGAAGCGCCGGCCCTGCAGCAGCGCGAACTTCTGGTCGGTCTCGGGGTTGCCGGTCACGGCCGGCCAGATGTTGGTGCGCGTGTTGGCCGGGACCTTCACCGTCGCGGTGACGCCGCTGCCGTCCTCGGTGGCGAACGTCGCCTTCACGTCGATGTCGCTCGCGTTCGGGTTCACCAGCAGGAAGAAGCTGTCGAAGCTGACGCCGCCGGGATCGTCACCCTGTCGGCCCTCGGCGAAGGCCCACTTGACCTCGGGCCGCGCGATGCCGGCCACGACGTGCCCTTCCTTCCACGGGAACGTCGGCGTCGTGGGATCGTCGGCGGCGGGCGCGCCCCAGTAGACGGCGCGTTCGGCGACGATCGGGATCGAGCTGTCGATGCGCACCGAGAATGCCGTCGACGGCAACAGCAGCGTCCCGTCGTCGGCCCGCTCCTGGTCGGTCCAGATGTTGAAGCGACTCCGCGCCAGGACGGTGTAGGTGCGCGTCACCGGCGCGCCGCTGTCGCGGAAGTAGGTGGCCGTCACCGTCGCCGGCTGCGCGTTGTCGTTGCCGATGAGCAGGAACGTCTCGAACGCGGTCGTCGCGCTTCCGCCCGTGAACCCTTCTGCGAAGTACCAGCTGCGGCGTCCCTCGGTGACGCCGAGCGCGTCGTGGCCGCTGCGGAAGTCGTCGAAGTACATCGCCCGCTCGGCGACGACCGGCTGGTCCGACTCCACGACGGTCGAGAAGCCCTGGTCGGCGAGCCTCGGATTGGCGCTGGGCCAGAGCGTGGCGCGATTGCCCGCCTCCACCGTGATCGCCTCGGAGACGCTGGTCCCGTCGCCCTTGAGGTAGCGCGCCGTGACCCTCGCGGCTCGACTGCCGGGGTTGGCGATGAGGATGAACGTGCTGAAGACGCCCGAGGCGCCCTCGGCAAGGATCCAGCGCGTGGCCGGCGCGGTCACGCCGCTGGCGCCGGTGCCACCGGCGTAGGGGGTGCCGCTGAGCGGGAAGAACATCGACCGCTCGACGACGATGTCGGCCGGCGTGCTGGTGTCCTTCACCACTGCGGAGACCTGGGCCGAGGCCGCGCCATTGAGTGCCGCGAACTCCTTCTTGATGTTGACCGTGAGGCGACCGGTCGCCGGCAGGGTGAAGGTCTTCTCCAGCGGGCTGCCGGGAGGCGTGATCAGGGCATCGGGGGCCGGGAGCAGCTTGACCGTGACGGTCAACGCACTTGCCGACGGATTGCCGACCAGGATGTCCTCGTCGAACGTGCCGTTGCTGGCGCCCTCGGCCAGGAACCACGTGCTGGACCCCTGGGCCTCCGCCCGGTCCGCCATCGCCACGCACAGGAGGAGCGCGAGCACGAACCGGGGCCAGGCTGACGGCGAATTCATCTGGAGAAAATCGGTACGACCGGGGTTTCAGGGTAGCCCGGCGCCATCTCGGCCGCAAGGCGAGACGCTGCCGCCCCCGCCGCTGCCCGCCGTGCCGGTGCTCATACCAGTTGCCCCGCTGCCGGCTGCCCGGCGCCCGGTATCCGGCACCCGCCCTACTTGATGGCCGCCTTGATGGCCCCGTAGACGAAGCTGGCCATCTGGTCGTAGCCGTTCTGGGTCGGGTGCACGCCGTCCTCGCCGATCTCGACGCGGGTGTCGAAGTCCACGCGCAGGAACTTCTCCTCGGTGGCCATTGTGGCGATGGCAGACCAGAGGTCACTGCGCATGACGTGGATGCGGCCCATCACCACGGTGGCGCCGGAGTCGCGCGCCGCGCGCCCCATCGTTCGGAGTCCGTTGGCGATGGTGGTGCCGGTGAAGACCGTTGCGTTCTGGTCGTTGAAGCCCTCGAGAATCACGACGACGTCGTACTTCTTCGCGGCCACCAGCGTGACGATCCGGTCGACGCCGCGGGTGGTATTGCTCGAGCACCCGACCGTAGTGACGCACTCCCCGGAATAGCCTTCGTTGTCGACCGTCGCGCCGCTCCCGAACCGCGCGTCGGCGCGGAGCAGGCCCTGCAGGCCCGCCGGGTAGGGGAGCGCCGCCTGGTACGCGGGGAGTCTGGTCGGGGTCGTGGACGGCGGCACGGGCGGGGCGTACTCGACGATCGTGCCGTACGTCATGCTGTCGCCCATCGCCAGCACCCGGAACCGGCGCGTGAACGTGCCGACCGTCTGCGTCGTGCCGGCGGTCGTCAGGCGGATGGTGCTCGCCGCGAGCGTGCCGAAGCCGGTGAGCGCCGTGCGCAGCGGCGCGAGCGCCGTGATCTGCGTGGCGGTCGCCGACTGGATCGTCGCCGCCAGCCCATCCACAGTGACCTCGGGCGTGCCGGCGAACCCCGTGCCGGTGATGGTGATCAGCTCGCCGCCGCTGAGGCGCATCTCCCTGGGCGTGTAGCCGGTCACCGTGACCGCGCCCGGTGCCCGCGAGGGGCTGACGATTGCGCCGGTCCACGGCGTCCCCATGTTGACGTGGCCGCTGGCGAAGTCGGCGTAGAGGTACACGGCACGCTCGGCGACGAACGATGCGCCTCCCGTGCTCTCGAGGAACGTCGCGAAGCGGCGATTGGCCAGCGCCGCGAACTCCGGCAGGGCCGCCGTCGGCCAGATGTTGGCGCGGCCGCGCGCCGGGACGACCACCGTGCTCGTGAGGCCGCCGCCGTCCTCGGCCATGAAGGTGGCCTTGACGGTGACGTCGGCGTTCGAGGGGTTGGACAGCAGGAAGAACGTGCTGTACGGACGATTGCCGGCGTCGACGCCGTCGCGGCCCTCCGCAAAGGCCCACTTCGGCGACAGCACGGTGGATCCGGCCGTCGCGTGCCCTTCGCGCCACGGGAACGTCGGCGTGGACGGGTCGGCCGCCGAGGGCGTGCCCCAGTACATGGCGCGCTCGGCGACGATCGGCCGGGTCGCGGTGACCGTCATGCCGAACGAGGCCGCCTTGAGCCGCGCGTCCGCCTCGCGGCCTTCCTGATCCACCCAGATGGTGAGTCGCTGGTTGGGGCCGAGCGGGTACGTGCGTGCGACGGTCTGCCCGGAGTCCAGCTGGTAGGTGACCGTGGCCGTGGACGCGGCGTCGCTGGGGTTGGCCAGCAGCAAGAACGTCTCGAAGGCCGTCGTCGCGTTGCCGCCGGTGAAGCCTTCGGCGAAGTACCAGGTGTTGCTCGCCTCGGGGACCCCCAGCGCATCGTGACCACTGCGGGCGAAGCCGCTGCCGGTCGTCGACGGATCGAAGTACATCGCGCGTTCCGCGACGATGTCCTCGCCGGCCTCGAGGCTCTCGACCACCGTGGAGAACTCGGCCGACCCGAGCTGGGTGGGGTAGTCGTTCTGCGGCCAGAAGGTCGTCCGACTGCTCGGTGGGAGCGCCTGGGTGAACGTGATCACCTCGCCGGTGCTCTTGAGATACCTGACGCGGACGGTGGTCGACGAGGTGTTGGGGTTGGCCACGAGGATGAACGTGCTGAACGCGCCGCTCGCACCCTCGGCGAGGATCCAGCGGGGTTCGGCCTGCGTGACGCCGCTCGCGTTGTGCGCGCCGAGGCGCGTGCCGTCGGGGAAGTACATCGAGCGCTCGACGACGATGTCGGCCGGGGTCGTCGAGTTGGCGACGGTTGCCGACACCTCGGCAGAGGCGGCGCCGTTCAGACCCGGAAGCTCCTGCGCCACCCGCACCGTGAGGCGGCTGGTCGGGCCGAGGGGGAACGTCTTGCTCAACACGGCGCCCGGCGCGATGACGGCGCTGGCGTCGGGCAGCAGGCGCACGGTGACGGCCAGCGTCAAGGCGGTCGGGTTGGCGACGAGGATTTCCTCCTCGAGCACGGCGTTGCTGGCGCCCTCGGCCAGGAACCAGCGCGAGGCGTCCTGGGCTGCCACCGGCACGACCACGACCAACAGGGAGACGAACAGCGCGGCGACTCGAAGCATGGCAGGCACGTGGAACGATTCCTCTTACGGGACGCGCTCGTACAGGACCGTGGTCTCGTCGCGTGCGATCGCACGCCAGCGTCCCGAGGCGTCGATCAGGTCGCGGGCTTCGCGACGCTGGCTGCCGTACTCCGCGAGGTGGAGGACGAGGTAGCGCACGCCGGCACGGTCCAGTTCGTCGAAACTGGCGCTCCTGAATGGAAAGTACCAGAGGACGTCGGCCCGGCGTCGATACGATTCCGGCGTGAAGCCGCTGTAGCCGTTGAGCAACGGCTTCCAGTGCGTGGTCGAGTCGAGCATGTAGTTGGCGTTGCGGGGCACGTCGATGCCGCGCCACCAGAACGGCATCTCGGCCACGACCCCGTCGGGGCGGGTCGCCAGCACCGCGTACACCGACGAGATGGGAGCTGCCGGCACGTACGGCACAGGACCACGGAACGCCTCGACGTTCACCGCCACCAGCGCAAGCCCTGCCAGGACCCCGGCGCGCTGCGGCCATCGTCGAGCCATCGCCGCGACCCCGAAGGCCGCGAGGATGGCCAGGCCTGTCAGCAGGAGGACGCCGAAGCGAGAGGCGGCGCGCACGCCGCTGGCGAACGGCACCAGATGGTAGAAGGCGCGGTACACCGGCGTGGCTGGCCCGAACGACAGCACGAGACCGACGGCAACGAGGCCCATCGCGATGCGCACGTGTGGGTGTCTCCACGCCGGGACGGCGTCGGTGCCATCGGCCGCGCGGGCCGGCCGGCCAGCCGCGTCCATCGCCCGGGGGCTGCGCCACCCCAACGCCGCGAGTGCCAGCAGCACGGCGGCCACTCCGGGGAAGAGGGAATCGCGCGGCTCACGCGTCTGGTACACGTGGCGCGCCCACGCCTCGTGGACGCGCGCCGGCGTGGCCATGTAGGCCGCGCCGTTGGCCGACATCGCCGCGACGAGGTCGAGCGATCGCTCGAAGCCGTGCGTCGCCTGCATCTCGCGGTAGGCGTGCATCACCGGCACGACGGGGAGCGCCAGGAGCACGCTGCCGACGACGGCGCCGGCGACGAGGGGTCGCCAGGGCGGCTGCAGCCAGCCGCGCAGGCGCACGACCAGCACGATCAGGCCGCAGACGATGCCGAAGATGGCCAGGTAGCCCGAGGTCAGGGCCAGCAGCGCCGTCGCGACGCCGGCCAGCGCGCCGTGCCACCAGCGCCGTTCCTGCGGGTCGCCGAGGGCGTCGAGTGCCACCAGGAGCAGCGGCAACCCGTAAGCGTGGATGGCCTGGATGTGGCCCATGCTCACCAGGGAGTGCGCGTTGAACGCGTACAGGCTGGCGGCGACCAGGGCCGGCCAGAATCGCCCCGTCCATCGCCAGGCCAGCCACCACATGGACCACGCCGACAGCGCGTATCCGAGCAGCAGCGAGAGGTTGTAGGTCAGCACCGGCCCGGCGCCCGCGGCGCGCACCGGCACCGAGAGCGCACCCGGAATGATGACCGGGTCGGAGAACGCGATGGTGTTGCGTTCGGGATGGAAGATGTTGCCCGCGAGCACGCGCGAGGGCGCCGTCACCAACGCATGCGCCACCCAGGTGATGGCCCAGGTGTTGAGGACGGTGTCCTTGTTGTCGTTGCGACTCAGCGTCGCCGGGGCGGATGCCAGCGGCCAGGTGTGGATCACCGAGAGCAGCAGGCAGATGGCGAAGGCCGCGAGTGCGCGGCGCGCTCGCGGCAGCTGGGGCTCAGGGCTCAAGGCGCAGGGGCTCAGGGCTTGACGGCTCAGGGCTCACGGCTCACGGCTCAAAGGTCAGAAGCTCCGAGTCCCGAGCGCCAAGGCCCAAGACTCAAGGCCCAAGGCCCAAGGCCCAGGGCCCAGGGTCCAGGGTCCAGGGCCCAGGGCCCAGGGCCCAAGGCCGAGCGGCGCCCTCGGACGCACGAGCGTGCGGCGTCCGAGGGCGTGAGCGTGCGTTACGGGTTCAGCGGGCAGCCCTTGCCCGGCTTGTCGTTGCGGCGGTCGCAGGGCTGCAGCGGGAACTCGCGGGCGACCTTGGTGAGCAGGTCGCTCGACACCTGGTCGGCGCCCGACTGCGTGGGAGTGCCGCCCGAGGTCTGCACCCGGAACAGCGACTGCCGATAGATCTCCGCGCCGAGCGACGTGTCGGTGGTCACGCCCCAGATCGCGTCGCCCAGAGCCTTCACCGACGTCGAGTCGAGGCTGCCGATGGCGGTCTCTTCCCACTTGGTCATGAAGATGGTGATCTTGCGGTTCTTGGCGCTGGTCACCATGCTGCGCAGGGCGTTGGCCACGCTGTTGACCGAGATGCCCGCCTCGACGTCGTTGACGCCCGTGGCGAAGATGACGCCATCGAACTCGTCGGACAGGTTGGCGGCCTTCACCTGGTCGGCCAGCGACGGGAAGCGCGCCGAGCCCGCCGTGCCGGTGCAGCCGGGACCGGTGGCCGAGGTGCACTCGTTGGCGACGCCGGCGTTGGTCACCTTCACGTACTCGCCGAACTGCAGCACCTTCTGGCCGGTCGGCGACTGCGCGGCGCTGCCGCTCGTCGTGTAGAGGTCCTTCTGGTACGCCTTGAGCCGGTTCTCGAGGCTCTTCGGCCATGGCGTCGCGAGGCCGCCGCCGAGCACGTGCTCGTCACCGAAGGCGAGCAGGTTCAGCCGGAACGTGAAGCCGTTGGTCAGCGTCGTGCTGCTGCCGTCGGGGTTGACCACGCGCACGGTGGTCGGGCCGGCCGTCTGGTAGCCGTTGTAGAAGTCGCGCGCCGGCGTGAGCAGAGTGATGGTCGAGCCGTCCTGCGACACGACGACGCTCTGGCCCTGGTCGACGTCGGCGAGCACCGTGTTGGCGTTCCGATCGGCGGTCCAGGCCGCGTTGTCGAAGTACACCTTCGCGCCCTGCTGGAAGCCGCCGCCGCGAATCGTGACCGCCTGGCCACCGCTGATGCGGCCGATCGACGGCGACACCTCGGTGATGGCGAAGGCCGGGGCCACCGGCGGCGTGGCGATGGTGCCCGTCCACGGCGTGCCGACGTTCACGTGACCGGCCAGGAAGCCGTCGCCCGAGTACACGGCGCGCTCGGCCACGAACGTCGCGCCAGCGCTCGCCGGGCAGGCGGGATCGGCACTGGCAATCGACTCGAGGAAGGTGGCGAAGCGCTGGCCCGACAACTCCACGAAGTCGGCCGTCCAGATGTTGGCGCGCGAGTTGGCCGGCACGCACAGCGAGCGCACGATGCCCTTGCCGTCTTCACGGACGAACGTCGCCTGCACCTTGATCGGCGTGCCGTTGGGGTTGGCCAGCAGCATGAACGTGTTGAACGTCGTCGCGCTCGTGCCGAAGACGCCCTGCTGTCCCTCGGCGAACGCCCACTTGGCCTGCGCGGCCGTCACGCCGGCCGTCGCATGGCCTTCACGCCAGGGGAACGGTGCCCAGGTCGGGTCCGAGGCCAACGGGGTGCCCCAGTACAGCGCGCGCTCGGCCACGATTGGCTGGGTCGCCGTGACGCGCATGCCGAAGGCGGCCGCCTTGAGGCGGGCGTCGACGGCGCGGCCTTCCTGGTCCACCCACACGGTAGTGCGCTGACGGGGCTGCAGCGGGTAGTTGATCGTCACCACCTGGCCGCTGTCGAGCAGGTAGTCCACCGTCGCGATGGTGGCCGTGTTGTTGGTGTTGGCCAGCAGCAGGAAGGTCTCGAAGGCGATCGAGCCGTTTCCGGCGGTGTTGCCCTCGGCGAAGAGCCAGGTGGTGCTCGGGCTGGTCACGCCCAGGGCATCGTGGCCGCTCTTGAAGGCGTCGAAGTACATCGCGCGCTCGGCGATCACCTCGCTGCCGGGCGTGAGCGACTCGATCACCGTCGAGAAGTCTGCCGATCCGAGGGCGACGTGCTCGCCGCGCGGGTAGAAGGTGACGCGCGAGTTGGCCGGCGCCGTCTGGGTGGTGGTGAACGACTGGCCGGTACCGGTGAGGTACGTGGCGCGCACCTCGGTCGGGGTGGCGTTCGGGTTGGCCACCAGGACGAAGGTCTCGAACACCCCGCCGGTGCCCTCGGCCAGGGTCCAGGTCTCGGAGAGGCCGTCCTGGGTGACGCCGCTGGCGTTGTGCGAGCCGGGCTGCGTGGCGCCCTGGAAGTACATCGTGCGCTCGACGACGATGTCGGCCGGGGTCGTGGTGTTGGCCACGACGGCCGTCACGCGGGCCGAGGCGCTGCCGTTGAGGTTGAAGTCGGACCCGAGGCGCACCGTGAGCCGCGACGAGGCCGCGAGCGGGAACGACTTGGTCAGGGTCGGGGCCTGCGCGTCGGCCTGCGGCAGCAGGGTGACGGTCACCGTGAGCGCCTGCGAGGACGGGTTGCCGACGAGAATCTCCTCGGTGAAGGTGCTGTTGTTGGCGCCCTCGGCCAGGAACCACGTCGACGCGCCTTGCGCGAACGCGTGCGGCACGGTGGCCAGGAGGGCGAGGGCCGCCAGAGCGGCGCCACGGAACCAGGTCATGCGAAGCCTCCGCTGCCGCAGGAACCCGGCCATCGGGAACGGCGGCAAACCCTCGGATTATAGGAGAAAGAAGAAGAAAAATCCCCGCAGTCGGATTTGATTTCGAATAAAGCGTCGGTCGGCGAATTTGCCCGGGTTTGCGCGCGGCATCCTGGCCCGTTCGAGCCTGCCGTGCCGACGCCGGGCAGACGGCCGTCGGTTCCGGCCACATTTCTGTCAGGCCGCGTGCAGTTTCGTAATCACGGCCCCTTGCTCCCTCGCGGGGCCAGAGCGGAAACGGCCCCGTGACGGCGTCGATATTGGAAAACTCGACGGCAGGGGAGTTGCAGTGTCGCGGGTTGGCATGTCCCCGCTTCCCCGGACGCCACGTCCCTCGCTCGCTGCCCTCTCTGCGCTGGCCTGCGCCACATGGCTGGCGTGCGCACCGTCACCTGCGCTTGCCGCCACCCTCAAGGCACGTACCGACGCCGAGGAGATTGCCGCCGCTGACCGCATCGTGCGCGGACGGGTCGAGTCGGTCCGCACCGAACGCCGCGCCGGGTCGGGCGCCATCGAGACGGTGGCGCGTGTCCGCGTGGTCGACGACTACACGGGCGGCACCGATCGGGTCATCGAGATCCGTGAACTCGGGGGCACCGTCGGCGACACCACGTTGGTGGTCCCCGGCGCCGCGCGGTTCCTCGTGGGTGACGACATCGTCGCCCTCGTCGAGCGCAAGGCGGGCGGGTGGCGTCCGTCGGCGATGGGGCGTTCGATCTTCGGCGTGCGCCAGTCGGCCGCCGGCACCGAACTGGTACGCCAGGACACCGACGAACCCCTCGTCGGTGCGGCGACGCCGGGACCCGGCCGTCGGTCGCTGGCCAGTTTCGACGCCGCCGTCCGGGCAGTGCGCCGGCAGGCGCCGACGCGGCTGTCTTCTCCCGGCGTCGCCCCTTCCATCGGCGAGGTGGCCGCCGTGATGCCGACCGTGGAAGGCTTCCGCCTCCTCGGCAACATGCGCTGGCACGAGGCCGACAGCGGCCTGCCGGTGACCTGGTACCGCAACACGCTGACCGCGCCACCGCTGGACTCGGGCAACAGCGAGGCCGAACTCGGGCAGGCGATGGCCGCCTGGACCAACCCCGCGTCCGCTTCGATCACCCTGGTGTACGGCGGCACGCGGGTGGTGGCCGCCAACGCGACGCTGAACTGCGGCGCGCCGCCGGTCCCCGGCGGCGGCCTGATCACCTACGAGGATCCTGACGACGACATCACCACGAGCGGCGTGATCGCCATCGGCGGCGCGTGCTCGGGCAGCCCCACCAGGATCGTCAACGGCACCACCTTCTCCAGGATCACCTACGGGTTCGTGATCTTCACGACGAAGGCGGAGATGGCGCCCCTGGGTCAGTCCCTGTTCCTGGCGCGGGTTGCCGAGCACGAGGTCGGGCACGCCATCGGCCTTGGCCACACGCCGACCGATGGCTCGGTCGCCAACGCGACCAGCAACATCATGTACCCCTCGTGCTGCCAGACGGTGACGCCGGTGCCGCCGGCGATCGGCCCCGACGACCTCGCCGGGCTGCAGTTCATCTACCCGGTCGACAGTGGCAGCGGCGGGTCGTGCACGTACGACGTGACGCCGTCGGTCCAGTCGATCGGCTACGGCGGCGGCGTGGTGACGCCGTTCTCGGTCAACACCGGCAGCGCCTGCACGTGGAGCGTGGCGAGCACGGCGTCCTGGCTCACGCTGTCGGGGCCGGCCACCCGCACAGGACCGGGCACCATCAGTTACGTGGCGGCGGCCAACAACGGCACGGCGCGCGGCGCCGCGGTGACCATCGCCGGCAAGGGCGTGACCGTGCAGCAGGAGGCCTCGCCGGTGATCGCCCCGACCGACACCGACAACGACGGCCTGCCGGACGCCTGGGAGATTCAGGCCGGGCTGAATCCTGCGGTCGGGACCGGCGCCGACGGCGCGACCGGCGACCCCGACGGCGACGGACTCACCAACCTGCAGGAGTACCAGCGTCGCCTGCATCCGCGCGGCGTCGTCCAGCGGTACCTCGCCGAAGGGGTGCAGAACACGTTCTTCGCGACGCGCATCGCGCTGGTCAACCCGAGCGCGACCGTGACGGCCTACGTGCAGCTCCGCTTCGCGACGCCGCCCGATGCCGACGGCGTGGTGACCACGACCGAGCACTGGGTGACGATCGCGCCGCGCCGGCGGGCGACGCTGGACGTCGGCACGGTGGCCGGGGTGCGCGACTCGTTCGCCACGACGATCGAGTCGAGCACGCTGGTGGTCGCCGACCGCACGGTCAGCTGGGATGGCACCGGCTACGGCAGCCACGCCGAGAGCGCCACCGAGGCGCCGCGCACCACCTGGTACTTCGCCGAAGGCGCGACGATGGCCGGCTTCAACACGTTCTACCTGCTGTTGAACCCGGGTACGGCAGCCGCCGAGACGACGATCACGTACCTGCGCGCCGGTCGTGCCCCGCGGACCAAGTCCTACACCGTGGCGCCGGGGGCCCGCCTGACGGTCTGGGTGGACATGGAGCGCTGGTCCGACGGTGACTCGCTCGAGGCCGCCGAAGTCTCGGCGCGGATCGACGCCTCGGCGCCGATCATCGCCGAGCGGGCCATGTACCTCGATCGCAACGGCCAGGTGTTCACGGCGGGCCACGACAGCGTCGCCCTGACGGCGCCGGCCGAGCGCTGGCTGCTCGCCGAGGGCGCCACGGGCAGCTACTTCGACCTCTTCATCCTGCTCGCCAACCCGTCGAGCCAGGACGCCAACGTGCGTCTCCGGTTCCTGCTCGGCGACGGCACCGTCATCGAGCACCGGGAAATGGTGCCGGCGATGGCGCGTGGCACGGTCTGGGTCGACGCCCTCGGTCGCGATGCGACCCTGATCGCCCGCAACCCGGACTACGCACGGTTGGCCGACACCGCGGTCTCGACCGACGTGATCGTCGACAACGGCGTCGGCATCCTGGTGGAGCGGTCGATGTGGTGGCCGGGGGATTCGAGCACATGGGGCGAGGCGCACAACAGCGGCGGCGTGACGGCCCCGGCGTTAAGGTGGGCTCTGGCCGAGGGGGAAGTGGGCGGCGCGCGCAACACCAAGACCTACGTGCTGGTGAGCAACCCGTCGGGCACCAGCGCGACCATCACGGTGACGATGGTGTCGGAGACCGGCGCGCCCGAGCAGCAGGTCTACACGGTGGGCGCCAACAGCCGCTTCAACATCGCCCTGGGCGACGCGGGATTCTTCCCCAGTGCTCTCGGCAAGCGGGTCGGCCTGCTCGTCGAGAGCAGCGCCGTGCCGATCGTCGTCGAGCGCGCGATGTACAGCGACGCGGGCGGGCAGCAGTGGGCGGCGGGCACCAATGCGGTGGCGACCAAGCTGCCCTAGCAATTTGAGATTTGAAATCTGGAATTGATCGGCGGCCGGCCTGTCGGCCTTGCCGCTCGAGGATCCCGAGGGGCGGCGGCGTAGCCGCGCCCCCGAGAATTCCAAAGTTCGAATTTCGAATTGTCAGCCGCGTGCCACCAGGCCCCGCGCC from Luteitalea sp. TBR-22 includes:
- a CDS encoding IPT/TIG domain-containing protein; this translates as MTWFRGAALAALALLATVPHAFAQGASTWFLAEGANNSTFTEEILVGNPSSQALTVTVTLLPQADAQAPTLTKSFPLAASSRLTVRLGSDFNLNGSASARVTAVVANTTTPADIVVERTMYFQGATQPGSHNASGVTQDGLSETWTLAEGTGGVFETFVLVANPNATPTEVRATYLTGTGQSFTTTQTAPANSRVTFYPRGEHVALGSADFSTVIESLTPGSEVIAERAMYFDAFKSGHDALGVTSPSTTWLFAEGNTAGNGSIAFETFLLLANTNNTATIATVDYLLDSGQVVTINYPLQPRQRTTVWVDQEGRAVDARLKAAAFGMRVTATQPIVAERALYWGTPLASDPTWAPFPWREGHATAGVTAAQAKWAFAEGQQGVFGTSATTFNTFMLLANPNGTPIKVQATFVREDGKGIVRSLCVPANSRANIWTADFVELSGQRFATFLESIASADPACPASAGATFVAERAVYSGDGFLAGHVNVGTPWTGTIATPPVAPAFAITEVSPSIGRISGGQAVTIRGGGFQQGAKVYFDNAAWTADRNANTVLADVDQGQSVVVSQDGSTITLLTPARDFYNGYQTAGPTTVRVVNPDGSSTTLTNGFTFRLNLLAFGDEHVLGGGLATPWPKSLENRLKAYQKDLYTTSGSAAQSPTGQKVLQFGEYVKVTNAGVANECTSATGPGCTGTAGSARFPSLADQVKAANLSDEFDGVIFATGVNDVEAGISVNSVANALRSMVTSAKNRKITIFMTKWEETAIGSLDSTSVKALGDAIWGVTTDTSLGAEIYRQSLFRVQTSGGTPTQSGADQVSSDLLTKVAREFPLQPCDRRNDKPGKGCPLNP
- a CDS encoding BACON domain-containing carbohydrate-binding protein codes for the protein MSPLPRTPRPSLAALSALACATWLACAPSPALAATLKARTDAEEIAAADRIVRGRVESVRTERRAGSGAIETVARVRVVDDYTGGTDRVIEIRELGGTVGDTTLVVPGAARFLVGDDIVALVERKAGGWRPSAMGRSIFGVRQSAAGTELVRQDTDEPLVGAATPGPGRRSLASFDAAVRAVRRQAPTRLSSPGVAPSIGEVAAVMPTVEGFRLLGNMRWHEADSGLPVTWYRNTLTAPPLDSGNSEAELGQAMAAWTNPASASITLVYGGTRVVAANATLNCGAPPVPGGGLITYEDPDDDITTSGVIAIGGACSGSPTRIVNGTTFSRITYGFVIFTTKAEMAPLGQSLFLARVAEHEVGHAIGLGHTPTDGSVANATSNIMYPSCCQTVTPVPPAIGPDDLAGLQFIYPVDSGSGGSCTYDVTPSVQSIGYGGGVVTPFSVNTGSACTWSVASTASWLTLSGPATRTGPGTISYVAAANNGTARGAAVTIAGKGVTVQQEASPVIAPTDTDNDGLPDAWEIQAGLNPAVGTGADGATGDPDGDGLTNLQEYQRRLHPRGVVQRYLAEGVQNTFFATRIALVNPSATVTAYVQLRFATPPDADGVVTTTEHWVTIAPRRRATLDVGTVAGVRDSFATTIESSTLVVADRTVSWDGTGYGSHAESATEAPRTTWYFAEGATMAGFNTFYLLLNPGTAAAETTITYLRAGRAPRTKSYTVAPGARLTVWVDMERWSDGDSLEAAEVSARIDASAPIIAERAMYLDRNGQVFTAGHDSVALTAPAERWLLAEGATGSYFDLFILLANPSSQDANVRLRFLLGDGTVIEHREMVPAMARGTVWVDALGRDATLIARNPDYARLADTAVSTDVIVDNGVGILVERSMWWPGDSSTWGEAHNSGGVTAPALRWALAEGEVGGARNTKTYVLVSNPSGTSATITVTMVSETGAPEQQVYTVGANSRFNIALGDAGFFPSALGKRVGLLVESSAVPIVVERAMYSDAGGQQWAAGTNAVATKLP